A genomic region of Arachis stenosperma cultivar V10309 chromosome 9, arast.V10309.gnm1.PFL2, whole genome shotgun sequence contains the following coding sequences:
- the LOC130949972 gene encoding uncharacterized protein LOC130949972: MVGACLEGESVVNHSYGSLCAEEEGSDAFGPGGDECGDEFEDGGLEVESESHEYFGDNFYDNWEERAVDGIIELGCINLKEITASEIMMCHFLDRSVAFLFHSLYAKMNGFAGFRDMGSVNNSLRRKLEPKAKTRCGCEAEMGVHLHLKSGRWIIGKKRRLIGGDAMSCLKFLESMVQENPGMYVHYLVDKDGCLVHLFGSNNCSKLDYHLFGDVVAFDVTYQKNKYMCRLVVFSEINYHNQTIVFATALVANENEQTYTWLLQ; encoded by the exons ATGGTAGGG GCCTGCCTGGAGGGAGAATCGGTGGTGAACCATTCTTATGGGTCATTGTGTGCTGAAGAGGAGGGAAGCGATGCCTTTGGTCCTGGTGGTGACGAATGTGGTGACGAATTTGAGGATGGAGGATTAGAGGTGGAGTCAGAGTCACATGAGTATTTCGGGGACAACTTCTATGACAACTGGGAAGAGAGAGCCGTCGACGGTATTATAGAGCTGGGATGTATTAATCTTAAAGAAATAACTGCAAGTGAGATTATGATGTGTCATTTTCTAGATCGATCAGTTGCATTCTTGTTTCACAGTTTGTACGCGAAAATGAATGGTTTTGCT GGGTTCAGAGATATGGGGTCCGTTAACAACAGTCTGCGACGAAAACTTGAGCCAAAGGCGAAGACTAGATGCGGTTGTGAGGCAGAAATGGGAGTTCACTTGCACTTAAAAAGTGGTAGATGGATA ATAGGCAAGAAACGGAGGCTCATAGGTGGGGATGCGATGTCTTGCCTTAAGTTCTTAGAATCAATGGTGCAGGAGAATCCAGGAATGTATGTGCATTATTTGGTGGACAAGGATGGTTGTCTGGTACACCTATTTGGGTCGAATAATTGTAGTAAGTTGGATTATCATTTGTTTGGGGATGTCGTAGCATTTGATGTGACATATCAGAAGAATAAGTATATGTGTCGACTGGTTGTATTCTCCGAAATCAATTACCATAACCAAACCATTGTGTTTGCTACTGCGCTAGTGGCAAATGAGAATGAACAGACTTACACCTGGTTGCTTCAATAG